One segment of Polyangia bacterium DNA contains the following:
- the cpaB gene encoding Flp pilus assembly protein CpaB encodes MAIDDIISTNSKSRREAGSQRSASRALGFGVFALVAGISVAALLKSYVDSHSAAGPAMSAVVVATMDLPLATTLQPEHLKVMAWPSGARPEGTFGDPKELVGRVLVAKMFRSEAFLDTKLADRAAGSGLAALIPESMRAAAVRVDDVVGVAGFIHPEDRVDVIVTMRPEQGGETASKVILQNVRVLAVGKEIEVDDQKRNKVLPVTVATLLVTTDQSEALALASAQGKLLLTLRGQADKTEPATAGIAPTALMGTARPRPSEPAKTKSDERPIARVARPAVHVAVAPPPAPASARGEVVEILRGDRFEQRKFDGKDAQ; translated from the coding sequence GTGGCCATCGACGACATCATCTCGACGAATTCCAAAAGTCGCCGCGAAGCCGGCAGCCAGCGTTCTGCCTCCCGTGCCCTGGGCTTCGGAGTGTTCGCGCTGGTCGCGGGCATCTCGGTGGCGGCGCTGCTGAAATCCTATGTGGACAGCCATTCGGCCGCCGGCCCGGCGATGTCCGCGGTGGTGGTGGCGACCATGGATCTGCCGCTGGCCACCACGCTGCAGCCCGAGCACCTGAAGGTCATGGCCTGGCCCAGCGGCGCCCGTCCGGAAGGGACCTTCGGCGATCCGAAGGAACTGGTGGGGCGAGTGCTGGTTGCCAAGATGTTCAGGAGCGAGGCGTTTTTGGACACCAAGCTGGCCGATCGGGCGGCGGGCAGCGGTCTGGCAGCGTTGATTCCAGAGAGCATGCGTGCCGCCGCCGTACGGGTGGATGACGTGGTGGGTGTGGCGGGCTTCATTCACCCGGAGGATCGCGTCGACGTCATCGTGACAATGCGGCCCGAACAGGGCGGCGAGACCGCGTCGAAGGTGATCCTGCAGAACGTGCGGGTCCTGGCGGTGGGCAAGGAGATCGAAGTGGACGATCAGAAGCGGAACAAGGTTCTGCCGGTGACCGTCGCGACCTTGCTGGTCACCACGGACCAGTCCGAGGCGCTGGCGCTGGCCTCGGCGCAAGGAAAGTTGCTGCTGACCTTGCGCGGCCAGGCGGACAAGACCGAGCCAGCCACCGCCGGGATCGCGCCGACCGCGCTGATGGGCACCGCTCGCCCGCGCCCGTCCGAACCAGCCAAGACCAAGAGCGACGAGCGCCCCATCGCTCGGGTCGCCCGCCCAGCGGTTCACGTCGCCGTGGCGCCCCCGCCTGCACCCGCGTCCGCGCGCGGCGAGGTGGTGGAGATCCTGCGCGGCGATCGCTTCGAACAACGCAAGTTCGACGGCAAAGACGCGCAATGA
- a CDS encoding TadE/TadG family type IV pilus assembly protein — MKKVPNFGRRNRQRGVAAVEFALVLPLFLTLVLGAIDWGWFFFIDQIVTNAAREGARAGTLLAPPPVSSNGQAEDAAEAASNLYLTNVHLSATGVVASSTGSAITVTITYPVGSLTGFLKPVMPASAVATAVMRWQ, encoded by the coding sequence ATGAAGAAGGTACCGAACTTTGGGCGGCGCAATCGGCAGCGTGGCGTGGCCGCAGTCGAGTTCGCGCTGGTATTGCCGCTCTTCCTGACTCTCGTGCTGGGCGCGATCGATTGGGGCTGGTTCTTCTTCATTGATCAAATCGTCACCAACGCCGCCCGCGAGGGTGCACGAGCCGGCACCTTGCTTGCGCCACCTCCCGTCTCTAGTAACGGCCAGGCCGAAGACGCCGCCGAAGCGGCCAGCAACCTTTACCTGACCAACGTTCATTTGTCCGCGACCGGTGTCGTCGCTTCATCCACCGGCAGCGCCATCACGGTGACGATCACTTATCCGGTCGGTTCGCTGACCGGGTTTTTGAAGCCAGTGATGCCGGCCAGCGCGGTCGCGACCGCCGTGATGCGCTGGCAGTAG
- a CDS encoding A24 family peptidase: MYPIQSLLIASTLLLVVAGWDIARRRIPNWVNASLALTGLSAQVFCHGGSALLSGAAAAAITLAVLWSPWSKGRLGGGDVKAVLSAAIWIGLPSLLNFYLYAAVAGGLAALFSFLQSSARARRDVAQNLQLVWLRVGLPDVPIRGGDGRVSVPFGAAAATAALLLLWWR, from the coding sequence ATGTACCCAATCCAGTCTCTTCTCATTGCCTCGACTCTCCTGCTCGTGGTCGCGGGCTGGGACATCGCGAGGCGGCGCATTCCCAACTGGGTCAATGCCTCGTTGGCCCTGACCGGCCTTTCGGCGCAGGTCTTTTGCCACGGCGGTTCCGCTCTGCTGAGTGGGGCGGCCGCCGCGGCAATCACTCTGGCTGTTCTCTGGTCGCCCTGGTCGAAAGGTCGGCTGGGTGGCGGCGACGTCAAGGCCGTCCTCTCTGCCGCCATCTGGATCGGGCTGCCATCGCTGCTCAATTTTTATTTGTACGCGGCTGTCGCCGGTGGATTGGCAGCGCTGTTTTCTTTTCTCCAATCGTCGGCGCGCGCCCGGCGCGACGTGGCGCAGAACCTTCAGCTGGTCTGGCTGCGGGTTGGTCTTCCCGATGTCCCCATCCGTGGCGGTGACGGTCGGGTCTCGGTTCCCTTCGGGGCGGCGGCGGCCACCGCGGCGTTGCTTCTGCTTTGGTGGAGGTAA
- a CDS encoding Flp family type IVb pilin, with protein sequence MLNQIAKLLQDEEAPTAVEYALMVAGIAVAIIVAVTALSTAVSAKFTETSTALGKM encoded by the coding sequence ATGCTCAACCAAATTGCGAAACTGTTGCAGGACGAAGAAGCCCCCACCGCCGTCGAGTACGCCCTGATGGTGGCCGGTATTGCCGTGGCGATCATTGTCGCCGTCACCGCTCTCAGCACGGCAGTTTCGGCCAAATTCACCGAGACCTCGACCGCTCTGGGCAAGATGTGA
- a CDS encoding antibiotic biosynthesis monooxygenase has product MTELQGIGRLKIHDGKLEEFKRVASQFMQVVRTKDTGTLQYELYLNKDQTECLVLERYRDLPALLEHANNVGGLMDALLKTCTGSSVVCATATPELIKALDGSPVQIFSPYVIL; this is encoded by the coding sequence ATGACCGAGCTCCAGGGGATAGGCAGACTGAAGATTCATGACGGCAAGCTCGAGGAGTTCAAGCGTGTTGCGTCTCAATTCATGCAAGTGGTTCGGACGAAAGATACCGGAACGCTGCAATATGAGTTGTACTTGAACAAAGATCAGACTGAGTGCCTCGTCCTCGAAAGATATCGTGACCTGCCAGCTCTCCTGGAGCACGCCAACAATGTCGGCGGACTGATGGATGCCCTCCTCAAGACGTGCACTGGATCCAGCGTGGTCTGCGCGACGGCAACCCCAGAGTTAATCAAGGCGCTTGACGGGTCTCCCGTGCAAATCTTCAGTCCCTACGTAATTCTTTGA
- a CDS encoding SDR family oxidoreductase: MKIGVSGASGHLGKAVVSELLQRRDGREVVAITRTPETVSGPAQGRFGDYNRPESLAEAYADLDRLLIIPTLEPGKRAAQNVAAIDAAVRAGVKHVVFMSTAGARQEEEPALSASYWRGEQHLMAKAPTWTILRMNYYAEGLVQQAKASLDQGVLTGLGENRVAFVARGDVAAAAAGILIGDGHAGAIYNATGSERLSGAQRAALIAELTGRPLAFLVLTEEKLRAGMLKAGLPAEVMNIVISIQASFAAGAFDIVTGDVERLGGRPPKPLRDVLTGALKSPSL; the protein is encoded by the coding sequence GTGAAGATCGGCGTCAGCGGCGCCAGCGGCCATCTGGGCAAAGCCGTCGTTTCGGAGCTGCTGCAGCGTCGCGACGGGCGCGAGGTCGTGGCTATCACGCGCACGCCTGAAACCGTCTCTGGACCGGCTCAGGGACGATTTGGGGATTACAACCGGCCCGAAAGTCTTGCCGAGGCTTATGCGGATCTCGATCGTCTGCTCATCATCCCGACCCTGGAACCCGGAAAGCGCGCGGCGCAGAACGTCGCCGCCATCGACGCGGCCGTGAGGGCAGGCGTCAAGCATGTCGTCTTCATGTCGACCGCGGGCGCGCGGCAAGAGGAAGAGCCGGCGCTCAGCGCTTCCTACTGGCGGGGCGAGCAACATCTTATGGCCAAGGCGCCGACGTGGACCATCCTGCGCATGAACTACTATGCCGAAGGTCTCGTGCAGCAGGCGAAGGCGTCGCTGGACCAGGGCGTGCTGACCGGCCTCGGCGAGAACCGGGTCGCCTTCGTCGCGCGCGGTGATGTGGCGGCCGCCGCAGCCGGAATCCTGATCGGCGACGGCCATGCAGGCGCGATCTACAACGCGACCGGCTCCGAGCGCCTGTCGGGTGCGCAGCGCGCGGCCCTCATCGCCGAACTCACTGGCCGGCCGCTCGCGTTCCTGGTCCTCACGGAAGAGAAACTGCGCGCCGGAATGTTGAAAGCGGGTCTGCCGGCGGAGGTCATGAACATCGTCATCAGCATCCAGGCGAGCTTCGCTGCGGGGGCGTTCGACATTGTGACCGGCGACGTCGAGCGCCTTGGCGGCCGGCCGCCCAAGCCTCTCCGCGACGTGCTTACTGGGGCGCTGAAATCTCCTTCGCTCTGA